One stretch of Thermanaerosceptrum fracticalcis DNA includes these proteins:
- a CDS encoding cation-translocating P-type ATPase, producing the protein MQKKKWYALDIAQVSHELNSDLEKGLENQEVISRLKDHGPNSLKEPPPRSLLSMFMDQLKEVLVLILIGAAVISGALGEWEDTIVILIIVVLNAALGVFQEYKAEQALKALKAMTKAFVKVKRDGKVTQTEVENLVPGDVILLDAGDSVPADARLIEAASLRVNEAALTGESVPVEKDLKIIEAKEVPVGDRKNMVFMGTTVTGGRGQAMVTETGMNTELGRIAQMLQETPPDPTPLQQQLAKLGRTLGIAAGAIVAVVFLTGLLRGENLLEMFMTAIALAVAAIPEGLPSVVTIVLALGVTRMSHRRAIIRKLPAVETLGVATYICSDKTGTLTKNEMTVTGLYVNGSLWKVTGTGYQPEGEFYNVQGDKIAPLAEKNIELMLLGGTLNSDARLELTSKGYEIIGDPTEGALVVAAIKAELEKEDVVKKHPRLQEIPFDSARKMMTTFHQMNEGIYSFTKGAPDVLLARCKELVTQQGTVTLNKEIHKELLEVNSKLASQGQRVLALAMRKWPEVPANPTSETAEADLTFVGFFAIQDPPRPEAKEAVAVSRSAGIRTVMITGDHQDTAVAIAKELDIWRPGDGILTGIQLEQMSLEELKKHVNNTTVYARVSPEHKLRIVDALKANGQVVAMTGDGVNDAPALKRADIGAAMGITGTEVAKEASDMVLLDDNFATIVNAVEEGRTIYNNIRKSIQYLLSCNTGEIVAIFSSILLGLGSPLTPIQILWLNLVTDGPPALALGLEPPEKGVMKKQPRSPKEGVFAGGVGKDILIQGAAIGLLSLASYWIALKWGRTLEEAHTMAFVTMAFSQIVHSFNVRSLEQSLFTMGIGTNRSLVAAFVFSMLMQLAVVFVPFLREIFETALLQPSDWGVALGLSLIPLVIAEIGKFLKRNHSTVGRLQSSNQ; encoded by the coding sequence ATGCAGAAGAAAAAGTGGTATGCTCTGGATATCGCACAAGTTTCCCATGAACTAAATTCTGACTTAGAGAAGGGACTAGAAAACCAAGAAGTAATCAGCCGTCTCAAAGACCATGGCCCTAATTCTTTGAAGGAACCCCCACCGAGAAGTCTTCTTTCGATGTTTATGGACCAGTTGAAAGAAGTGTTGGTTTTAATTCTGATAGGCGCCGCCGTTATTTCAGGGGCATTAGGCGAATGGGAAGATACTATTGTTATCTTAATCATTGTGGTCTTAAATGCTGCTCTGGGTGTATTTCAGGAGTACAAAGCCGAACAAGCCCTCAAAGCGCTGAAAGCCATGACTAAAGCCTTCGTGAAGGTAAAACGTGATGGTAAAGTTACGCAGACAGAAGTAGAAAACCTGGTTCCCGGTGATGTGATACTTCTGGATGCCGGAGATTCAGTACCTGCCGATGCCAGGCTAATTGAAGCAGCTTCCCTAAGAGTTAACGAAGCGGCCTTAACCGGTGAATCAGTACCTGTTGAAAAAGACCTCAAGATCATTGAAGCAAAAGAGGTTCCTGTAGGAGACCGTAAGAATATGGTCTTTATGGGGACAACGGTTACCGGCGGTCGTGGACAAGCCATGGTAACGGAAACAGGTATGAATACAGAGCTAGGACGAATTGCCCAAATGCTTCAGGAAACACCTCCTGATCCTACGCCTTTACAACAGCAACTGGCTAAATTGGGTAGAACCCTGGGGATTGCTGCCGGCGCCATCGTGGCGGTAGTCTTTTTAACAGGTCTTCTACGCGGTGAAAACCTACTAGAAATGTTTATGACAGCAATTGCTTTGGCCGTGGCGGCCATTCCGGAAGGTTTGCCATCGGTTGTTACAATTGTCTTAGCTCTTGGTGTGACTCGAATGAGTCACAGAAGAGCCATTATAAGAAAACTTCCGGCAGTTGAAACCCTTGGTGTAGCCACTTATATCTGTTCCGACAAAACCGGTACTCTGACTAAAAATGAGATGACCGTGACCGGTCTTTATGTAAATGGCAGTCTTTGGAAGGTTACCGGTACCGGTTACCAGCCGGAGGGTGAGTTTTACAATGTACAAGGTGATAAAATAGCTCCTTTAGCTGAGAAAAATATAGAATTAATGCTCCTGGGAGGAACCCTCAACAGTGATGCCCGGCTGGAATTAACCAGCAAGGGTTATGAGATCATCGGAGACCCTACTGAAGGAGCCTTGGTTGTAGCCGCTATAAAAGCCGAACTTGAGAAGGAAGATGTAGTAAAAAAACATCCCCGGCTCCAGGAGATACCCTTTGATTCAGCCCGTAAGATGATGACCACCTTCCATCAAATGAATGAAGGTATTTATTCCTTTACCAAAGGAGCCCCCGATGTGCTGTTAGCCCGCTGTAAGGAGCTGGTTACACAACAGGGAACTGTAACATTAAACAAGGAAATTCACAAAGAGCTTTTAGAGGTCAATTCCAAGCTGGCTTCGCAGGGACAGCGGGTGCTGGCCTTGGCTATGCGGAAATGGCCTGAAGTTCCAGCAAATCCGACCTCGGAAACGGCTGAGGCCGACCTTACCTTTGTCGGTTTCTTTGCCATCCAGGATCCACCGCGCCCAGAGGCTAAAGAAGCTGTTGCCGTAAGCCGCAGCGCCGGTATCAGAACAGTGATGATTACAGGCGATCACCAGGATACTGCCGTGGCTATTGCTAAGGAACTGGATATATGGCGGCCTGGTGACGGTATCCTTACCGGGATTCAACTGGAACAAATGAGCCTGGAAGAGTTAAAGAAACACGTAAACAATACCACAGTTTATGCAAGAGTATCACCGGAGCATAAACTTAGAATTGTTGACGCCTTAAAGGCAAACGGTCAAGTAGTGGCTATGACCGGTGACGGTGTTAACGATGCACCTGCCCTAAAACGGGCTGACATTGGGGCAGCCATGGGTATCACCGGCACTGAAGTGGCTAAGGAAGCCTCCGATATGGTGCTGTTGGATGACAACTTCGCAACCATTGTCAATGCCGTTGAAGAAGGCAGAACCATTTACAATAACATCAGAAAATCCATTCAATACCTGCTCTCCTGTAATACCGGCGAGATCGTGGCCATATTTTCGTCCATTCTTTTAGGCTTGGGCAGTCCCCTCACCCCTATCCAGATTCTATGGCTCAACCTGGTAACTGATGGACCGCCGGCTCTGGCCCTGGGACTGGAACCTCCCGAAAAAGGGGTCATGAAAAAACAGCCCCGCAGTCCAAAAGAGGGGGTTTTTGCCGGGGGAGTGGGGAAGGATATCCTCATTCAAGGCGCCGCTATCGGTCTTCTGTCCCTGGCCAGTTACTGGATTGCTCTAAAATGGGGAAGGACTTTGGAAGAAGCTCATACTATGGCCTTTGTAACCATGGCTTTCTCCCAGATTGTTCATTCCTTTAATGTACGGAGCCTGGAACAGTCCCTCTTTACGATGGGTATAGGTACCAACCGCAGCTTGGTTGCAGCCTTTGTGTTTTCGATGTTAATGCAGTTGGCTGTGGTCTTTGTTCCGTTCCTAAGAGAAATCTTCGAAACAGCCTTACTTCAACCAAGCGATTGGGGCGTTGCATTAGGCTTAAGCCTGATTCCCCTGGTAATTGCAGAAATCGGTAAATTCCTGAAGAGAAACCATTCTACTGTTGGACGTTTGCAATCATCCAACCAGTGA
- a CDS encoding MerR family transcriptional regulator: MRIGELAQLAGVSPRTIDYYTQIGLLESERTPGNHRLYTEDSLTTIKIVKRLQEQHFSLDEICQLFKCKDKNSDLMEISVSIKELLDNLQKKMVELYTARQATDENELVTKELVTKGLQVIQTLMVLLGEHVV; this comes from the coding sequence TTGAGAATTGGAGAATTGGCCCAATTAGCCGGAGTCAGTCCACGGACCATAGATTACTATACCCAGATTGGTTTGTTAGAATCTGAAAGAACACCTGGTAACCATCGGTTATACACAGAGGATTCTCTTACCACTATAAAGATTGTAAAGCGATTACAAGAACAACACTTTTCTTTGGACGAGATATGTCAGCTTTTCAAATGTAAAGATAAAAACAGCGATTTAATGGAAATTTCCGTTTCCATAAAAGAACTTCTTGATAATCTACAAAAAAAAATGGTTGAACTGTATACTGCCCGGCAAGCAACTGATGAAAATGAATTAGTAACCAAGGAATTGGTTACTAAGGGACTTCAGGTGATACAGACTCTCATGGTGTTACTGGGAGAACATGTAGTCTAA
- the htpX gene encoding zinc metalloprotease HtpX, with amino-acid sequence MSGFGNQMKTLILMSVLTVLVVLIGGTLGGQSGMIVALVLAIVMNGGSYWFSDKIVLSMTGAQPFSRRDNPELYTMVEMLAARAGLPMPKLYLIPSHQPNAFATGRNPEHSAVAVTQGLLNILNRDELEGVIAHELAHIKNRDVLISTIAAVMAGVITTIANWAQWALLFGGGNNDEEESSGLAALPLIILGPIAAMLVQMAVSRSREYLADGTGAKIAGNSNGLANALLKLQQASRMAPMDVSPAASHLFIVNPLNAQRLVNLFSTHPPIEDRVRKLRNMAV; translated from the coding sequence GTGAGTGGGTTTGGAAATCAAATGAAAACTTTAATCCTAATGAGTGTATTAACCGTTCTGGTAGTTCTTATAGGCGGTACCCTGGGCGGTCAATCAGGGATGATTGTGGCTTTAGTTTTAGCTATAGTTATGAATGGCGGGAGCTACTGGTTCAGCGATAAGATTGTTCTTTCTATGACGGGCGCACAACCATTTTCCAGACGAGATAACCCGGAATTATATACAATGGTCGAAATGCTGGCGGCAAGAGCTGGGCTACCCATGCCTAAGTTATACCTGATTCCTTCACACCAGCCTAATGCATTTGCTACAGGCCGTAATCCGGAGCATTCCGCAGTGGCAGTTACCCAGGGGTTACTAAATATACTCAATCGAGACGAACTCGAAGGTGTTATAGCCCATGAGTTGGCCCACATAAAAAACCGGGATGTCTTAATAAGCACTATTGCGGCGGTTATGGCCGGTGTCATTACGACCATAGCCAACTGGGCACAATGGGCTTTGCTCTTCGGCGGTGGTAACAATGATGAGGAAGAGAGTTCCGGTTTAGCCGCGTTACCTTTAATTATCTTGGGTCCCATTGCCGCCATGCTGGTACAGATGGCAGTATCTCGTTCACGGGAATACCTGGCTGACGGTACAGGAGCAAAAATTGCGGGTAACAGTAACGGATTGGCTAACGCTTTACTCAAACTGCAACAGGCTTCAAGAATGGCGCCAATGGATGTAAGCCCGGCAGCAAGCCACCTGTTTATTGTTAACCCATTGAATGCTCAAAGATTGGTTAACCTTTTTAGTACACATCCTCCTATTGAAGACAGGGTTCGTAAACTTCGTAATATGGCAGTATAA
- the gndA gene encoding NADP-dependent phosphogluconate dehydrogenase — MSKQQIGVIGLAVMGKNLALNIESKGYSVAVFNRSGDKTRELVTETIGKRLKGTYTIEEFLDSLEKPRKIVIMVKAGKPTDDVINSLLPHLEEGDILIDGGNAFFGDTRRRNKELSAKGFRFIGTGISGGEEGALKGPAIMPGGQEDAYRLVEPILTAISAKANGEPCCAYIGPDGAGHYVKMVHNGIEYGDMQLICEAYHLLKSTYNLTAQEFHEIFAEWNKGELDSYLIDITAQIFKKLDPETGELLVDMILDTAGQKGTGKWTSQSALDLGVPLSIITESVFARFISAMKEERVTASHILAGPPATTSPVEDKAAMIEAVRQALYASKICSYAQGFAQLRAASREYNWNLNYRTIAKIFRGGCIIRARFLQNIMEAYEKNPDLVNLLLDPYFQKITEKYQANWRKVAAFAVERGIPVPAFASALAYYDSYRTARLPANLLQAQRDFFGAHTFERIDKPGIFHADWSK, encoded by the coding sequence ATGAGCAAACAGCAAATAGGTGTTATCGGCTTAGCCGTGATGGGGAAAAACCTAGCCCTAAATATTGAAAGCAAAGGCTATTCCGTAGCGGTTTTTAACAGGTCAGGGGATAAAACCAGAGAGCTTGTAACGGAAACTATCGGAAAAAGGCTCAAAGGTACCTATACCATTGAGGAATTCCTAGACTCCCTGGAAAAACCCCGTAAGATCGTCATCATGGTAAAAGCCGGGAAACCCACGGACGATGTCATCAACTCCCTCTTGCCCCATTTAGAAGAAGGGGATATCCTCATTGACGGCGGTAATGCCTTTTTCGGCGATACCCGGCGCAGGAACAAAGAGCTGTCGGCGAAAGGGTTCCGTTTTATCGGCACCGGTATCTCCGGTGGTGAAGAGGGCGCTCTTAAAGGACCGGCCATCATGCCTGGAGGACAGGAGGATGCCTATCGGCTGGTGGAACCCATCCTCACGGCTATTTCCGCCAAGGCAAACGGTGAACCCTGCTGTGCTTACATTGGCCCTGACGGGGCAGGGCACTACGTAAAAATGGTCCATAACGGCATCGAATATGGTGATATGCAACTCATCTGCGAGGCCTACCACCTTTTAAAGAGTACTTACAATTTAACGGCCCAGGAGTTTCATGAAATATTTGCAGAATGGAACAAGGGAGAACTGGACAGTTACCTCATCGATATCACAGCCCAGATTTTTAAGAAACTTGACCCGGAAACCGGGGAACTCCTGGTAGATATGATCCTGGATACTGCCGGGCAAAAAGGTACGGGTAAATGGACTAGCCAGAGCGCCCTGGATTTGGGAGTTCCCCTCTCCATCATTACAGAATCGGTTTTTGCCCGTTTTATCTCCGCCATGAAAGAGGAAAGGGTAACAGCAAGTCACATCCTGGCCGGTCCCCCGGCTACTACAAGTCCTGTGGAAGACAAAGCGGCCATGATCGAAGCAGTCCGCCAGGCCCTCTATGCCAGCAAGATTTGTTCTTACGCCCAGGGCTTTGCCCAGTTAAGGGCAGCTTCCAGGGAGTATAACTGGAACCTGAACTACCGGACCATTGCCAAGATCTTCCGGGGCGGCTGCATCATCCGGGCCAGGTTTTTACAGAACATCATGGAGGCCTACGAGAAGAATCCTGATCTGGTCAATCTTCTTTTGGATCCATATTTCCAAAAGATAACAGAGAAGTATCAGGCCAACTGGCGGAAAGTCGCGGCTTTTGCCGTGGAAAGAGGTATACCTGTTCCTGCTTTTGCCAGCGCCCTCGCTTACTACGACAGCTACCGGACAGCAAGGCTTCCTGCCAACCTGCTCCAGGCCCAGCGCGACTTTTTCGGCGCCCATACTTTTGAACGTATCGACAAACCAGGTATTTTTCACGCTGACTGGAGTAAGTAA
- a CDS encoding sulfite exporter TauE/SafE family protein, whose amino-acid sequence MTGFLAWLAAGGIVLFAAALQSITGFGFALLSVPMLLMVYDAKTAVGLNVIISFFSLVLLTLKVRESVVRPVVKNLFYGAAFGIPLGIYIFFHSDTHVLKIFISAVTIILSLILVGGIRLGRESNHWIERMVGSASGFLTGCIGMPGPPIILFLNNHGLPKDQFRATTAAYFVLVYPVSFILLFILGAITPLTVLTALSLLPFAFFGGRIGQHLFPFVPQQQFQRGVPLLVLATGLYSLLTTL is encoded by the coding sequence ATGACTGGTTTCCTCGCCTGGCTGGCAGCCGGGGGCATTGTCCTTTTTGCTGCTGCCCTCCAGTCTATTACTGGCTTTGGTTTTGCTCTCCTGTCTGTTCCCATGTTATTGATGGTCTATGATGCCAAAACAGCAGTGGGCTTAAATGTGATCATTTCCTTCTTCTCTCTAGTCCTCTTAACCTTAAAAGTACGGGAATCCGTGGTGCGGCCCGTGGTGAAAAATTTGTTCTACGGTGCTGCTTTTGGTATCCCTTTGGGTATTTATATCTTTTTTCACAGTGATACCCATGTCCTGAAGATTTTCATCAGTGCTGTGACGATTATCCTAAGTCTTATTTTGGTGGGCGGTATACGCCTGGGCCGTGAAAGTAACCACTGGATTGAAAGGATGGTCGGCAGTGCCTCAGGCTTTCTTACGGGGTGTATTGGTATGCCCGGCCCGCCTATTATTCTTTTTCTTAATAACCACGGTCTTCCCAAAGACCAGTTTCGTGCCACCACCGCTGCGTATTTTGTCTTGGTTTATCCCGTAAGTTTTATCCTGCTTTTTATCTTAGGCGCCATTACTCCCCTCACGGTGTTGACGGCCCTGTCCCTGCTGCCCTTTGCCTTTTTTGGCGGCAGGATAGGACAGCACCTTTTTCCTTTCGTGCCCCAACAGCAGTTCCAGCGGGGGGTGCCCCTTTTAGTACTGGCCACCGGACTTTATTCCCTCTTAACGACGCTGTAA
- a CDS encoding polysaccharide deacetylase family protein encodes MKAQKILQLFLVLSFIGVILVAGPGAFAQEKGASKSFAVPVLIYHHFAPPGLNIHYNNAVLTPEQFETQMRYLVENHYNVISLRDLAEAMEKGQALPPKTLVITMDDGYESNYVYVFPILKKYNIKATINLIVSYIKEEHPVPFNPEITTYLTWKQIEEMKASGLIDFQSHTFNQHYYGPVDEKYRIMKPALTTPLYKPEENRRETKEEYRERVLADLKKAKDLLEERLGTEVFALAYPYGAYNHEVQALARKAGYKMQLSVKNGLNRYGDTLTAIKRVNISPGDDLNGFKYRIAKGKETRSKKLDRLLKMLNFK; translated from the coding sequence GTGAAGGCACAAAAAATTTTGCAATTATTTTTAGTATTAAGTTTTATAGGAGTAATTCTGGTTGCAGGGCCAGGAGCCTTTGCTCAAGAAAAAGGAGCAAGCAAGAGTTTTGCCGTTCCCGTTTTAATATATCATCATTTTGCACCCCCTGGCTTGAACATTCATTATAACAATGCAGTGCTGACCCCTGAACAATTTGAAACACAGATGAGATATCTGGTGGAAAACCACTATAATGTAATTTCTTTACGGGACCTGGCAGAGGCCATGGAGAAGGGACAGGCCCTGCCCCCCAAAACTCTGGTCATTACCATGGATGATGGCTATGAGAGTAACTACGTATATGTTTTCCCCATCCTTAAGAAATACAATATCAAGGCTACTATCAACTTAATTGTCAGCTACATTAAGGAAGAGCATCCGGTGCCTTTTAATCCCGAGATTACCACCTATTTAACCTGGAAGCAGATTGAGGAAATGAAGGCCAGTGGTCTCATTGATTTTCAATCCCATACCTTTAACCAGCATTACTATGGTCCTGTTGATGAGAAATATAGAATTATGAAACCAGCACTCACCACTCCCCTTTATAAACCGGAGGAAAATCGCCGGGAAACGAAGGAGGAGTACCGGGAACGGGTGCTGGCTGATTTAAAGAAAGCCAAAGACCTTCTGGAGGAGCGACTGGGTACGGAAGTCTTTGCGTTGGCCTATCCTTATGGTGCATATAACCATGAGGTGCAAGCACTGGCCCGGAAAGCCGGATACAAGATGCAGCTCTCGGTGAAGAACGGTCTGAACCGGTATGGGGACACTTTAACGGCCATTAAACGGGTTAACATCTCCCCGGGAGATGACTTAAACGGCTTTAAGTATCGAATTGCCAAGGGGAAGGAAACACGGAGCAAAAAGCTGGATCGCTTATTGAAGATGCTAAATTTCAAATAG
- a CDS encoding metallophosphoesterase family protein yields MKFAVIADVHSNIYALNAALVDIKQRGIERIYCAGDLVGYAPFPNEVIHTIKKANIPTVMGNYDEATAYFKPTCGCDYPNDKAAEIGNQSIAWTKKHTSEESKEFLKTLPSKIEFTEKGKKVLIVHGSPRQINEYLYETSPQEELEEIMSQVDADILICGHTHLPYHKVINEKHLINAGSVGKPKHGDPMGTYVIVDIGQDVQVEIIKFPYDYETTAQAIEDSELPNELAALLRTGGR; encoded by the coding sequence ATGAAGTTTGCCGTTATTGCCGACGTACATTCTAATATCTACGCCCTTAATGCTGCATTGGTAGATATAAAGCAAAGAGGTATTGAAAGAATATACTGCGCCGGCGATCTAGTAGGCTATGCCCCTTTTCCCAATGAAGTCATCCATACTATTAAAAAGGCTAACATCCCCACAGTTATGGGCAATTATGATGAAGCCACGGCCTATTTCAAACCTACCTGCGGCTGTGACTATCCTAATGATAAAGCCGCCGAAATAGGCAACCAATCCATAGCCTGGACTAAAAAACATACATCGGAAGAAAGCAAGGAATTTCTGAAAACACTGCCCTCTAAAATTGAATTTACGGAAAAAGGCAAGAAGGTTTTAATCGTACACGGAAGTCCCAGGCAAATAAATGAATATCTTTATGAGACCAGCCCCCAGGAAGAACTTGAGGAAATTATGAGCCAGGTAGATGCGGATATTCTCATCTGTGGTCATACCCACCTGCCCTATCACAAAGTTATCAACGAAAAACACTTAATCAATGCCGGCAGTGTAGGAAAACCCAAACACGGCGATCCCATGGGTACGTATGTGATCGTTGATATAGGCCAGGATGTACAGGTAGAAATCATTAAATTCCCTTATGACTACGAAACGACGGCCCAAGCTATTGAAGACTCTGAGCTACCCAACGAACTGGCCGCCTTGCTAAGAACAGGGGGAAGATAA
- a CDS encoding sensor histidine kinase has protein sequence MNPVSFRLEEIINIKILQEIQDKFAEVTGLAAVITNAEGKPVTKPSNFSKFCQYIRSSPAGLKCCMNSDAKGGREAMQRREAVVYTCHTGLTDLAAPIIVNNQYMGVFLCGQILLPDSPMHNPQVIWERNKRLALDREILLERFKEIETTTENKIKAAAELLIIMTNYIVEMGIANIVQKQLMSEMKAKTELERILRETEYKALQSQINPHFLFNSLNTIARLALTEGANKTQEVIYALSDLLRNSLKNSDKIISLQEEIKYIKEYLLIQETRFSDRIKVFFDIDDQTLTTKLPSMTLQPLVENAIVHGLEPKKDGGILRITARRADDQVMIEISDTGMGIPRSKVEKLLIRKDMNSSGQITGLGVANVHRRIQYHFGEEYGLKIESRLTHGTKVTVTIPFLE, from the coding sequence GTGAATCCTGTCAGCTTTCGTTTGGAGGAGATCATCAATATCAAAATCCTGCAGGAAATCCAGGATAAGTTCGCTGAAGTTACGGGACTGGCTGCTGTCATAACCAATGCCGAGGGTAAACCTGTCACCAAACCGAGTAACTTTAGTAAGTTCTGTCAATATATTCGCTCCAGTCCTGCAGGCCTGAAATGCTGTATGAATTCTGATGCCAAGGGTGGCCGAGAGGCTATGCAAAGACGTGAGGCTGTGGTATATACCTGCCATACCGGTTTAACAGATCTGGCGGCCCCCATTATTGTCAATAACCAGTATATGGGGGTATTCTTATGCGGGCAGATCTTACTTCCGGACTCACCTATGCATAACCCCCAGGTGATTTGGGAAAGAAACAAACGTTTGGCCCTGGACAGGGAAATTCTCCTAGAAAGATTTAAAGAAATTGAAACGACTACGGAAAACAAGATCAAAGCCGCTGCCGAACTCCTAATTATCATGACCAATTATATCGTGGAGATGGGTATCGCCAATATTGTCCAAAAACAGCTGATGTCAGAAATGAAAGCAAAGACGGAATTGGAAAGAATTTTGCGGGAAACGGAGTATAAGGCTTTACAATCGCAAATAAATCCACATTTCTTGTTTAACAGTTTGAATACCATTGCCCGGTTAGCCCTGACAGAAGGGGCTAATAAGACGCAAGAAGTGATTTATGCCCTTTCGGACCTCTTACGAAACAGCCTGAAGAACTCGGATAAGATCATTTCTCTGCAGGAAGAAATCAAATACATCAAAGAATATTTACTTATCCAGGAGACCCGCTTTAGTGACAGGATTAAGGTGTTCTTTGATATTGATGATCAGACCTTGACAACCAAGCTGCCCAGCATGACCCTCCAGCCTCTGGTGGAAAATGCTATTGTTCATGGCCTGGAACCTAAAAAAGATGGCGGTATTTTGAGGATAACAGCCCGGCGTGCTGACGATCAAGTGATGATCGAAATCAGCGATACGGGCATGGGGATACCCCGTTCAAAGGTTGAGAAATTGTTGATTCGGAAAGATATGAACAGTAGTGGGCAGATCACGGGATTAGGTGTTGCCAACGTGCACCGGCGCATTCAATACCACTTTGGCGAAGAGTATGGCTTGAAAATTGAAAGCCGTTTGACCCACGGCACTAAAGTAACGGTGACTATCCCGTTCCTGGAGTAG
- a CDS encoding response regulator, which produces MYKLLIVDDEQLERRALRQIIQQNLTLIEVVGEARNGTEAVELAVTVKPDIILMDIKMPEKSGVEASEEIRNLLPKSKIIILSAYDHFDYARAAVKFSATEYLLKPVRPQLLLKTLNSIIETLEEEKRREEEEELLRRQLTTFLPAIKNGFLLDLIYGEISDIHEIKKKAEFLKLKVVPATVFLIDISDIDKKNAQISEVKRQFLRQQIITRLEEKIEGTLVTVAFLGNHRFALLYGNEELPEFVKEADLALAEKIMDILSRTYSIYVAVGIGKRYPSIMEISQSYIEAERALICKKGNINQIIHVTDISEDRPTLFFSAFEKKQLMKAIFDHEKQEAINKMKGFFAQGQNYSSLTEMKLFLLQFFLSDVDERLSRGFSNKMENLQQIVQLAECDSIEELERLTLKQIDVIFEEMHQMKDFFNRKLINKALNYIHENLEKNLTLEEVANLIYLSPYYFSRQFKIMTKMNFIRYVTNVRIEKSKELLSKTDWNITKIALKTGFQNANYFCKVFKKITGYTPGDWRIKNGLK; this is translated from the coding sequence ATGTACAAACTTTTGATTGTTGATGACGAACAATTGGAAAGAAGGGCTTTACGGCAAATCATCCAGCAAAATTTAACCCTGATAGAAGTGGTGGGAGAAGCACGGAATGGTACAGAGGCCGTGGAGTTAGCAGTAACAGTAAAACCAGATATTATTCTTATGGACATTAAAATGCCTGAAAAATCTGGGGTGGAAGCAAGTGAAGAAATTAGAAATCTGTTACCTAAAAGTAAAATAATTATATTATCTGCCTACGATCATTTTGATTATGCCAGGGCAGCAGTTAAATTTTCTGCCACAGAATATTTACTCAAACCCGTTAGACCGCAATTATTGCTAAAAACTCTAAATTCGATTATCGAAACGTTAGAAGAAGAAAAACGTAGAGAGGAGGAAGAAGAGTTACTAAGAAGACAACTAACCACCTTTCTTCCCGCAATTAAAAATGGATTTCTTTTAGATCTTATCTATGGAGAAATTTCAGATATACATGAAATAAAAAAAAAGGCTGAATTTTTAAAGTTAAAAGTTGTACCAGCTACTGTTTTTTTAATTGACATATCGGATATTGATAAAAAAAATGCACAAATCTCTGAGGTAAAGAGACAATTTCTTAGACAACAAATTATTACCAGACTTGAAGAAAAAATTGAAGGCACATTAGTTACAGTGGCATTTTTAGGAAATCACAGATTTGCTTTGCTGTATGGGAATGAGGAATTACCTGAATTTGTTAAAGAGGCGGACCTAGCATTAGCTGAAAAAATAATGGATATATTAAGCAGAACTTACAGCATATATGTAGCGGTAGGAATCGGAAAGCGTTATCCATCAATAATGGAAATATCACAATCCTATATAGAAGCAGAAAGAGCTCTTATTTGTAAGAAGGGTAATATTAACCAAATTATTCATGTAACTGATATTAGTGAAGATAGACCAACTCTATTTTTTAGTGCTTTTGAAAAAAAGCAGTTAATGAAAGCTATATTTGATCATGAAAAACAAGAAGCTATAAATAAAATGAAAGGCTTTTTTGCTCAGGGGCAAAATTATTCCAGCCTAACAGAAATGAAATTATTCCTTTTACAGTTTTTCTTGTCAGATGTCGATGAAAGACTGAGTCGTGGATTTAGTAATAAAATGGAAAACCTTCAACAGATAGTACAATTAGCTGAATGTGATTCAATAGAAGAATTGGAGCGACTCACTTTAAAGCAGATTGACGTGATATTTGAAGAAATGCATCAGATGAAAGATTTCTTTAATAGAAAATTGATAAATAAAGCACTAAACTATATTCATGAAAATTTGGAGAAAAATCTTACGTTGGAAGAAGTTGCGAATCTCATCTACCTTAGTCCTTATTATTTTAGTCGCCAATTTAAAATAATGACTAAGATGAATTTTATAAGATATGTTACTAATGTTCGTATAGAGAAAAGCAAAGAATTATTAAGCAAAACGGACTGGAATATTACTAAAATAGCTTTAAAAACTGGTTTTCAAAATGCTAATTATTTTTGTAAAGTTTTCAAAAAAATAACTGGATACACACCGGGGGACTGGCGGATAAAAAATGGCCTAAAGTAA